A single Lactuca sativa cultivar Salinas chromosome 8, Lsat_Salinas_v11, whole genome shotgun sequence DNA region contains:
- the LOC111884820 gene encoding protein FAR-RED ELONGATED HYPOCOTYL 3 isoform X2, whose product MDIDLRLPSGDHENEEKEEEAKEMSNMIDAEHKIHNEEFLSIRDKSPPDNDIGLNSPSLDMAEYKEDDINLEPIAGMEFESHGEAYSFYQEYARSMGFSTAIQNSRRSKTSREFIDAKFACSRYGTKREHDKSFNRPHGRNRTNQDPENASGRRSCSKTDCKASMHVKRRPDGKWIIHRFEKEHNHELLPAQAVSEQTRKMYAAMARQFAEYKNVVGLKNDSSNPFDKTRNTALEAGEANILCKFFVHMQSINSNFFYAIDVGEDQRVKNMLWADAKTRHDYVNFCDVVSFDTSYVKNKYKMPLALFIGVNQHYQFMLLGCALLSDESSATYSWVMQTWLAAMGGRVPKVVITDKDHNLESSVAQIFPSSKHCFCLWNIMGKISEALNHVIKEHDNFMVKFEKCIHRSWTDDQFEKRWFKIIERFGLKDYDWMQSLYETRKQWVPIYMKDVCLAGMSTPQRSESVNCFFDKYVHRKTSVQEFIRQYETIIQDRYEEEAKGDSDTWNKPPTLRSPSPFEKHVSSIYTHAVFKKFQVEVLGAVACMPKKEAQEEMVATFRVSDFEKNMDFNVSYNEPTSEVTCICRLFEFKGFLCRHAMIVLQICGLSSIPAQYILKRWTKDVKNRGLTLMSEGGEQLQYRVQRYNDLCQRAIKLGEEGSLSQESYNLAIGALEEVYTNCVCLNNSNKNLIEVGTSSGQGVLRIEDDNQRNTRANKKKNPMKKRKANSEQDIMTVGGQDSLQQLDKLSSRSIGLDGYFGPQQSMQGMVQLNLMAPSRDNYYGNQQAIQGLGQLNSIAPNHECYYGAQPTLHSLGQMDFLRAPGFTYGIREEPSVRTTQLHDDGSRHA is encoded by the exons ATGGATATTGATCTTAGGCTCCCTTCTGGAGACCATGAAAATGAAGAGAAAGAAGAGGAGGCGAAAGAGATGAGCAACATGATAGATGCTGAACATAAAATACATAATGAAGAGTTTTTATCCATTCGAGACAAATCACCTCCTGACAATGACATAGGACTGAATTCTCCATCACTTGATATGGCAGAATATAAAGAAGATGACATAAATCTTGAACCAATTGCAGGCATGGAATTCGAATCACATGGTGAAGCATATTCTTTCTATCAAGAATACGCAAGATCCATGGGTTTCAGCACTGCAATACAAAACAGCCGAAGATCAAAAACATCCAGAGAGTTCATTGATGCAAAATTTGCATGTTCAAGATATGGAACAAAACGTGAACATGACAAATCATTCAATCGACCACATGGCAGAAATAGAACCAATCAAGATCCTGAAAATGCTTCTGGAAGAAGATCATGTTCCAAAACAGATTGCAAAGCAAGCATGCATGTGAAAAGAAGACCCGATGGAAAATGGATCATCCATAGATTCGAAAAAGAACACAACCATGAACTTTTACCTGCTCAAGCTGTCAGTGAACAAACAAGAAAAATGTATGCTGCCATGGCTAGACAATTTGCAGAGTACAAAAATGTTGTTGGTTTAAAGAATGATTCTAGTAACCCTTTTGATAAAACCCGTAACACAGCTTTAGAAGCAGGAGAGGCGAATATACTCTGCAAATTTTTTGTCCATATGCAGAGTATAAATTCGAATTTCTTTTATGCAATAGATGTAGGTGAAGATCAACGTGTGAAAAATATGTTATGGGCAGATGCAAAAACCAGACATGATTATGTCAACTTTTGTGATGTTGTATCATTTGATACATCATATGTTAAAAACAAATACAAAATGCCTCTTGCTCTTTTCATTGGGGTGAATCAACATTATCAGTTCATGTTACTTGGATGTGCTCTACTATCTGATGAAAGTAGTGCGACTTATTCATGGGTTATGCAAACATGGTTGGCTGCAATGGGTGGAAGAGTCCCTAAAGTTGTGATCACTGATAAAGATCATAACTTGGAATCTTCAGTTGCTCAAATCTTTCCATCTTCAAAGCATTGTTTTTGTTTGTGGAACATAATGGGGAAAATATCTGAAGCTCTTAATCATGTGATTAAAGAGCATGATAATTTCATGGTGAAATTTGAAAAGTGTATCCATAGGTCATGGACAGATGATCAATTTGAGAAGAGATGGTTTAAGATAATAGAAAGATTTGGACTTAAAGATTATGATTGGATGCAGTCTTTATATGAAACCCGTAAGCAGTGGGTCCCGATCTATATGAAAGATGTTTGTCTAGCTGGAATGTCAACTCCTCAAAGATCTGAAAGTGTAAACTGTTTTTTTGACAAATATGTCCATAGAAAAACGAGTGTGCAAGAGTTTATAAGACAGTATGAAACTATAATCCAAGATAGATATGAAGAAGAAGCAAAAGGGGATTCTGACACATGGAATAAACCTCCAACATTAAGGTCTCCATCACCGTTTGAAAAACACGTGTCAAGTATATACACACACGCGGTTTTCAAGAAATTTCAAGTAGAAGTCTTGGGTGCTGTTGCTTGTATGCCTAAAAAAGAAGCACAAGAGGAAATGGTGGcgacttttagggtttctgatTTTGAAAAGAACATGGATTTCAATGTTTCTTATAACGAGCCAACATCTGAAGTGACATGTATCTGTCGGTTGTTTGAATTCAAGGGGTTTTTATGTAGACACGCGATGATTGTTCTCCAAATTTGTGGTCTTTCTAGTATTCCAGCTCAGTATATTCTGAAAAGGTGGACAAAAGATGTGAAGAACAGGGGTTTGACTTTGATGTCTGAAGGGGGTGAGCAGTTGCAGTATAGGGTTCAGAGGTATAATGATTTATGTCAGAGGGCAATTAAATTGGGGGAAGAGGGGTCTTTATCTCAGGAGAGTTATAATTTGGCAATTGGTGCACTTGAAGAGGTTTATACAAATTGTGTTTGTTTAAACAATTCAAATAAGAATCTTATTGAAGTGGGGACATCAAGTGGTCAAGGTGTTTTGAGGATTGAAGATGATAATCAAAGAAACACACGTGCAAATAAAAAGAAGAATCCTATGAAGAAAAGGAAG GCAAACTCAGAGCAGGATATTATGACTGTTGGAGGCCAAGACAGCTTGCAGCAACTG GACAAATTGAGCTCACGATCAATAGGTCTAGATGGGTATTTTGGTCCACAGCAAAGTATGCAAGGAATG GTTCAGCTTAACTTGATGGCACCTTCAAGAGATAATTATTATGGAAACCAACAAGCTATTCAAGGACTG GGACAATTGAATTCGATAGCACCAAATCATGAGTGTTATTATGGTGCTCAGCCTACCCTTCATAGCCTG GGTCAAATGGACTTCTTACGTGCACCAGGCTTCACATATGGCATTCGG GAGGAGCCTAGTGTGCGAACTACCCAATTGCATGATGATGGGTCAAGACATGCATGA
- the LOC111884820 gene encoding protein FAR-RED ELONGATED HYPOCOTYL 3 isoform X1, protein MDIDLRLPSGDHENEEKEEEAKEMSNMIDAEHKIHNEEFLSIRDKSPPDNDIGLNSPSLDMAEYKEDDINLEPIAGMEFESHGEAYSFYQEYARSMGFSTAIQNSRRSKTSREFIDAKFACSRYGTKREHDKSFNRPHGRNRTNQDPENASGRRSCSKTDCKASMHVKRRPDGKWIIHRFEKEHNHELLPAQAVSEQTRKMYAAMARQFAEYKNVVGLKNDSSNPFDKTRNTALEAGEANILCKFFVHMQSINSNFFYAIDVGEDQRVKNMLWADAKTRHDYVNFCDVVSFDTSYVKNKYKMPLALFIGVNQHYQFMLLGCALLSDESSATYSWVMQTWLAAMGGRVPKVVITDKDHNLESSVAQIFPSSKHCFCLWNIMGKISEALNHVIKEHDNFMVKFEKCIHRSWTDDQFEKRWFKIIERFGLKDYDWMQSLYETRKQWVPIYMKDVCLAGMSTPQRSESVNCFFDKYVHRKTSVQEFIRQYETIIQDRYEEEAKGDSDTWNKPPTLRSPSPFEKHVSSIYTHAVFKKFQVEVLGAVACMPKKEAQEEMVATFRVSDFEKNMDFNVSYNEPTSEVTCICRLFEFKGFLCRHAMIVLQICGLSSIPAQYILKRWTKDVKNRGLTLMSEGGEQLQYRVQRYNDLCQRAIKLGEEGSLSQESYNLAIGALEEVYTNCVCLNNSNKNLIEVGTSSGQGVLRIEDDNQRNTRANKKKNPMKKRKANSEQDIMTVGGQDSLQQLDKLSSRSIGLDGYFGPQQSMQGMVQLNLMAPSRDNYYGNQQAIQGLGQLNSIAPNHECYYGAQPTLHSLGCCLQGQMDFLRAPGFTYGIREEPSVRTTQLHDDGSRHA, encoded by the exons ATGGATATTGATCTTAGGCTCCCTTCTGGAGACCATGAAAATGAAGAGAAAGAAGAGGAGGCGAAAGAGATGAGCAACATGATAGATGCTGAACATAAAATACATAATGAAGAGTTTTTATCCATTCGAGACAAATCACCTCCTGACAATGACATAGGACTGAATTCTCCATCACTTGATATGGCAGAATATAAAGAAGATGACATAAATCTTGAACCAATTGCAGGCATGGAATTCGAATCACATGGTGAAGCATATTCTTTCTATCAAGAATACGCAAGATCCATGGGTTTCAGCACTGCAATACAAAACAGCCGAAGATCAAAAACATCCAGAGAGTTCATTGATGCAAAATTTGCATGTTCAAGATATGGAACAAAACGTGAACATGACAAATCATTCAATCGACCACATGGCAGAAATAGAACCAATCAAGATCCTGAAAATGCTTCTGGAAGAAGATCATGTTCCAAAACAGATTGCAAAGCAAGCATGCATGTGAAAAGAAGACCCGATGGAAAATGGATCATCCATAGATTCGAAAAAGAACACAACCATGAACTTTTACCTGCTCAAGCTGTCAGTGAACAAACAAGAAAAATGTATGCTGCCATGGCTAGACAATTTGCAGAGTACAAAAATGTTGTTGGTTTAAAGAATGATTCTAGTAACCCTTTTGATAAAACCCGTAACACAGCTTTAGAAGCAGGAGAGGCGAATATACTCTGCAAATTTTTTGTCCATATGCAGAGTATAAATTCGAATTTCTTTTATGCAATAGATGTAGGTGAAGATCAACGTGTGAAAAATATGTTATGGGCAGATGCAAAAACCAGACATGATTATGTCAACTTTTGTGATGTTGTATCATTTGATACATCATATGTTAAAAACAAATACAAAATGCCTCTTGCTCTTTTCATTGGGGTGAATCAACATTATCAGTTCATGTTACTTGGATGTGCTCTACTATCTGATGAAAGTAGTGCGACTTATTCATGGGTTATGCAAACATGGTTGGCTGCAATGGGTGGAAGAGTCCCTAAAGTTGTGATCACTGATAAAGATCATAACTTGGAATCTTCAGTTGCTCAAATCTTTCCATCTTCAAAGCATTGTTTTTGTTTGTGGAACATAATGGGGAAAATATCTGAAGCTCTTAATCATGTGATTAAAGAGCATGATAATTTCATGGTGAAATTTGAAAAGTGTATCCATAGGTCATGGACAGATGATCAATTTGAGAAGAGATGGTTTAAGATAATAGAAAGATTTGGACTTAAAGATTATGATTGGATGCAGTCTTTATATGAAACCCGTAAGCAGTGGGTCCCGATCTATATGAAAGATGTTTGTCTAGCTGGAATGTCAACTCCTCAAAGATCTGAAAGTGTAAACTGTTTTTTTGACAAATATGTCCATAGAAAAACGAGTGTGCAAGAGTTTATAAGACAGTATGAAACTATAATCCAAGATAGATATGAAGAAGAAGCAAAAGGGGATTCTGACACATGGAATAAACCTCCAACATTAAGGTCTCCATCACCGTTTGAAAAACACGTGTCAAGTATATACACACACGCGGTTTTCAAGAAATTTCAAGTAGAAGTCTTGGGTGCTGTTGCTTGTATGCCTAAAAAAGAAGCACAAGAGGAAATGGTGGcgacttttagggtttctgatTTTGAAAAGAACATGGATTTCAATGTTTCTTATAACGAGCCAACATCTGAAGTGACATGTATCTGTCGGTTGTTTGAATTCAAGGGGTTTTTATGTAGACACGCGATGATTGTTCTCCAAATTTGTGGTCTTTCTAGTATTCCAGCTCAGTATATTCTGAAAAGGTGGACAAAAGATGTGAAGAACAGGGGTTTGACTTTGATGTCTGAAGGGGGTGAGCAGTTGCAGTATAGGGTTCAGAGGTATAATGATTTATGTCAGAGGGCAATTAAATTGGGGGAAGAGGGGTCTTTATCTCAGGAGAGTTATAATTTGGCAATTGGTGCACTTGAAGAGGTTTATACAAATTGTGTTTGTTTAAACAATTCAAATAAGAATCTTATTGAAGTGGGGACATCAAGTGGTCAAGGTGTTTTGAGGATTGAAGATGATAATCAAAGAAACACACGTGCAAATAAAAAGAAGAATCCTATGAAGAAAAGGAAG GCAAACTCAGAGCAGGATATTATGACTGTTGGAGGCCAAGACAGCTTGCAGCAACTG GACAAATTGAGCTCACGATCAATAGGTCTAGATGGGTATTTTGGTCCACAGCAAAGTATGCAAGGAATG GTTCAGCTTAACTTGATGGCACCTTCAAGAGATAATTATTATGGAAACCAACAAGCTATTCAAGGACTG GGACAATTGAATTCGATAGCACCAAATCATGAGTGTTATTATGGTGCTCAGCCTACCCTTCATAGCCTG GGTTGTTGTCTGCAGGGTCAAATGGACTTCTTACGTGCACCAGGCTTCACATATGGCATTCGG GAGGAGCCTAGTGTGCGAACTACCCAATTGCATGATGATGGGTCAAGACATGCATGA
- the LOC111884813 gene encoding protein PAT1 homolog 2 yields the protein MERSDSKDWSSINKGSSSDDKLFDASQYAFFGRPTTEKVEFGCLEEDEDNPSTGVPDDEYHLFDREEEPVAGSLSDLDDLSTIFSKLNRSVSGPRHPGVIGDRGSGSISRESSSASVDLPEWLDQHISDTESSHGSRRWSSQSHLPSDPKPLYRASSYPTEQHQFFTEPILTPTSSLPSFSPGAHNSLPSPRHRSHSHSHSHSQMPFSDLNLSPLSNTSSLHLTSVPHGSRFGSSRTHPVHPGLTQYSQTQNQWANQVLANNLQQKLLLSQCFMSPHSLRQHTFNPFALQPYLYDTNIPSHSLTKYGLNDTRDQRKSKHSGRISRQGSDNTNQKSEKCRVNFRSKYMTSEEIESILNMQHAATHSNDPYINDYYHQARLAKKDTRSKNRFHPAHFKDTPVRSRNGSGSGSGLGSGSDSQPQITIDSHGRISFSLIRRPQPLFEPDNPSNDGEKRSEKTLEQEPMLAARIMIEDALSVLLDIDDIDRLLQSQPQDGGSPARQRRQVLLEGLAAALQLVDPLGVNGSGLAPKDDMVFLRVISLPKGQKLMSRYLNLLSPTSDLARIVCMTIFRHLRFLFGGVPNETVTTLAKTVASCITSMDLNSLSACLAAVVCSPEQPPLRPLGSPSGDGASVVLKAVLERATQLLTGVNMGMQNPTLWQASFDAFFGLLTKYCLSKYDSLVNAMYAQIPPTTEIVFSEAAKAISREMPVELLRASLPHTDDRQRKMLVDFSQRSMHVAGFNGHKGGSGQVAPESVRG from the exons ATGGAGAGATCTGATAGTAAAGACTGGAGTAGCATCAATAAGGGCTCTTCCTCAG ATGATAAACTCTTTGATGCTTCACAATATGCTTTTTTTGGTCGACCTACTACTGAGAAAGTTGAGTTTGGGTGCTTAGAAGAAGACGAAGATAATCCTTCAACTGGAGTTCCTGATGATGAATACCATTTATTTGACAGAGAAGAG GAGCCAGTTGCAGGATCTCTATCGGATTTAGATGATCTGTCAACTATATTTTCAAAG TTAAACAGATCAGTAAGCGGACCTAGACATCCTGGAGTTATTGGTGATCGAGGGTCAGGATCTATTTCAAGAGAAA GTTCATCTGCTTCAGTAGACCTACCAGAGTGGCTAGACCAACACATCTCAGACACAGAAAGCAGCCATGGAAGCAGAAGATGGTCTTCACAATCTCATCTCCCTTCAGACCCTAAACCCTTATACAGAGCTTCATCATACCCTACAGAGCAACACCAATTCTTCACAGAACCCATACTCACACCAACCTCATCTCTCCCTTCATTTTCACCCGGGGCCCACAACAGTCTCCCCTCGCCACGTCATCGTTCCCATTCCCATTCCCATTCCCATTCCCAAATGCCCTTTTCAGACCTTAATCTCTCCCCTTTATCAAACACCTCTAGTCTTCACCTAACCAGTGTCCCACACGGGTCGCGTTTTGGCTCATCCCGAACCCACCCGGTCCACCCCGGGTTAACTCAGTACTCTCAAACACAAAACCAATGGGCTAACCAGGTGTTAGCCAACAATCTTCAACAAAAGCTGCTCTTGTCCCAATGTTTCATGTCCCCACATTCGCTTCGTCAGCATACATTCAACCCGTTTGCTCTTCAGCCATATTTATATGACACAAATATCCCTTCTCATTCATTAACTAAATATGGTCTGAATGACACAAGAGATCAAAGAAAGAGCAAACACAGTGGACGAATCTCAAGACAGGGTTCCGATAATACCAATCAGAAAAGTGAAAAGTGTCGGGTCAACTTCCGGTCAAAATACATGACCTCTGAAGAGATCGAGTCGATTCTCAACATGCAACATGCTGCAACTCATAGTAATGATCCGTATATAAACGATTACTATCACCAAGCCCGTTTAGCCAAGAAAGATACCCGGTCAAAAAACCGGTTCCACCCGGCCCATTTCAAAGATACTCCGGTCAGGTCACGTAACGGGTCCGGGTCCGGGTCCGGGTTAGGGTCAGGGTCAGATTCACAGCCTCAGATCACCATCGATTCACATGGAAGAATCTCATTCTCTCTCATCCGTAGACCACAACCCTTGTTTGAACCTGATAATCCTTCCAATGATGGTGAGAAAAGATCAGAGAAAACCCTAGAACAAGAACCGATGCTTGCAGCTCGAATCATGATCGAGGATGCCCTTTCTGTGCTTCTTGACATAGACGATATCGATCGTCTCCTCCAATCTCAGCCACAAGACGGTGGTTCTCCGGCGAGACAGAGGCGGCAGGTGCTCCTAGAAGGGCTGGCAGCAGCTCTCCAGTTGGTTGACCCGTTGGGGGTAAACGGGTCCGGGTTAGCCCCGAAAGATGACATGGTTTTCTTACGGGTAATTTCTCTTCCAAAAGGTCAAAAACTTATGTCTCGATACCTCAATCTTCTCTCTCCTACTTCCGATCTTGCAAGAATCGTATGCATGACGATATTCCGTCATTTGAGATTCTTATTCGGAGGGGTTCCTAATGAAACTGTCACTACACTTGCGAAAACTGTCGCGAGTTGTATAACTTCAATGGATTTGAATTCTCTGAGCGCGTGTTTGGCTGCGGTGGTGTGTTCGCCGGAGCAACCGCCGCTCCGGCCACTCGGGAGCCCTTCCGGCGACGGTGCGTCGGTGGTTTTGAAAGCGGTTCTGGAAAGGGCGACTCAGTTGTTGACCGGAGTCAACATGGGGATGCAGAATCCGACACTTTGGCAGGCTTCATTTGATGCGTTTTTTGGGCTTTTGACTAAATATTGTCTGAGCAAGTATGATAGTTTGGTGAATGCTATGTATGCACAGATTCCACCAACTACAGAGATTGTGTTTTCAGAAGCTGCAAAGGCCATTAGTAGAGAAATGCCTGTTGAGCTTCTTCGTGCTAGTCTTCCTCATACCGATGATCGTCAGAGGAAGATGTTGGTTGACTTTTCTCAGAGGTCAATGCATGTCGCCGGATTTAATGGACATAAGGGCGGCAGTGGACAGGTGGCGCCTGAATCCGTAAGAGGATAG